In a single window of the Pongo abelii isolate AG06213 chromosome 1, NHGRI_mPonAbe1-v2.0_pri, whole genome shotgun sequence genome:
- the LOC100454108 gene encoding olfactory receptor 2L2-like gives MENYNQTSTDFILLGLSPPPKIGHFIFILINFVFLMALIGNLSMILLIFLDIHLHIPMYFLLSQLSLIDLNYISTIVPKMVYDFLYGNKSISFIGCGIQSFFFLTLAGAEALLLTSMAYDRYVAVCFPLHYPICMRKRVCVLMITGSWMMGSINSCAHTVYALRIPYCKSRAINHFFCDVPAMLTLACTDTWVYECTVFLSTTIFLVFPFICIACSYGRVLLAVNRMHSAEGRKKAYSTCSTHLTVVTFYYAPFAYTYLCPRSLRSPTKDKILAVFYTILTPMLNPIIYSLRNKEVMGALTRVIQKIFSVKM, from the coding sequence ATGGAAAATTACAATCAAACATCAACCGATTTCATCTTGTTGGGATTGTCCCCACCACCAAAAATTGGCCATTTCATCTTCATTCTCATTAATTTCGTTTTCCTAATGGCTCTAATTGGAAACCTATCCATGATTCTTCTCATCTTCTTGGACATCCATCTCCACATACCCATGTATTTCCTACTTAGTCAGCTCTCCCTCATTGACCTAAATTACATCTCCACCATTGTTCCTAAGATGGTTTATGATTTTCTGTATGGAAACAAGTCTATATCCTTCATTGGGTGTGGGATTCAGAGTTTCTTCTTCCTGACTTTAGCAGGTGCAGAAGCACTGCTCCTGACATCAATGGCCTATGATCGTTATGTGGCTGTTTGCTTTCCTCTCCACTATCCCATCTGTATGAGAAAAAGAGTGTGTGTGCTGATGATAACAGGATCTTGGATGATGGGCTCCATCAACTCTTGTGCTCACACGGTATATGCGCTCCGTATCCCATATTGCAAGTCCAGAGCCATCAATCATTTTTTCTGTGATGTTCCAGCTATGTTGACCCTAGCCTGCACGGATACCTGGGTCTATGAGTGCACGGTGTTTTTGAGCACCACCATTTTTCTTGTGTTTCCCTTCATTTGTATTGCGTGTTCCTATGGCCGGGTTCTCCTTGCTGTCAACCGCATGCACTCtgcagaagggaggaagaaagccTATTCAACCTGTAGCACCCACCTCACTGTAGTAACTTTCTACTATGCACCCTTTGCTTATACCTATTTATGTCCAAGATCCCTGCGATCTCCGACAAAGGACAAGATTTTGGCTGTCTTCTACACCATCCTCACCCCAATGCTCAACCCCAtcatctacagcctgagaaacaagGAGGTGATGGGGGCCCTGACACGAGTGATTCAGAAAATCTTTTCGGTGAAAATGTAG